AACAAGATTCTGGCCGTTGACGCCAAAGTAACCCTCGACGACAACGCCCTGTACCGCCACAAGGACTTCGCGGCCCTGCGCGACACCAACGAGGAAGACCCGCTGGAAGTGGAGGCTTCGGAGTCGAACCTGAACTACGTGAAGCTCGACGGCAACGTGGGCTGCATGGTAAACGGCGCCGGCCTGGCCATGGCTACCATGGACATCATCAAGCTGTCGGGCGGTGAGCCGGCCAACTTCCTCGACGTAGGCGGCGGAGCCAACGCCCAAACGGTGGAAGCCGGCTTCCGCATCATCCTGAAGGACCCGAACGTGAAGGCCATCCTCATCAACATCTTCGGGGGCATCGTACGCTGCGACCGGGTTGCCAACGGTGTGGTTGAAGCCTACAAGAACATCGGCGACATCCGCGTGCCGATCATCGTTCGTCTGCAGGGCACCAACGCCGAAGAGGGCGCGCGCATCATCGACGAATCGGGCCTGAAAGTGTACTCGGCTGTACTGCTGAAGGACGCCGCCCAAAAAGTAAAAGAAGTACTGGCTGCCCAGGAGCAGACGGCTTAATGGCCCTAGGTACTTTGCCAACAAAAAGCCCCGCCAGCATGCTGGCGGGGCTTTTTGTTGTGGTGGGCTTTGCGCCGTTAGTTGCCGTTTTGGGCTACGCCAAGGTTTTCCTCGGCCTGCACCGGCACCTGCTGGCCTTTCACGCGCAGTTCCACTTCCATGTTGCCGCGCGTACCCACCGAGTACGGGCAAATCTGGTGGGCCTGCCGCACCATCTCGATGGTTTTGTTATCGTCGAATTTCTTCAGATCCACATCCAGAACAGCGCTTAGCCCATACGCCTCGCCTTCCTGAAACAAGGACACCGAGCAGTTTACCGTCGTATCCGGATCGAGCCGGTCGCCGGCACGCTGGGC
The sequence above is drawn from the Hymenobacter sp. YIM 151858-1 genome and encodes:
- a CDS encoding Ohr family peroxiredoxin translates to MATSEKKNLYTAEAQAVGGRSGHVRSTTGVIDLDMSVPEGLGGKRGATNPEELFAAGYASCFQQALLVIAQRAGDRLDPDTTVNCSVSLFQEGEAYGLSAVLDVDLKKFDDNKTIEMVRQAHQICPYSVGTRGNMEVELRVKGQQVPVQAEENLGVAQNGN